Proteins from a genomic interval of Ralstonia wenshanensis:
- the tet gene encoding Tet(A)/Tet(B)/Tet(C) family tetracycline efflux MFS transporter codes for MPAFAVILVALTLDAMGIGLILPILPSLLRELDHTGDIAFEFGLLIAAYAAMQFVFAPILGALADRYGRRPVLLLSLAGAAVDYLVMALSPHAWVLYVGRVVAGITGANYAVATAYIADITAPADRARRYGLMNAGFGLGFIAGPALGGLLGDWWLRAPFLLAAALNGVNFLVACFALPESRRAERAPFAWRALLPVQSLRRVARVPTLLPLLAVLAIIEIVGQIPQTLWVIHGEAHFGWDTRAAGLSLAAYGLMHALAQAFLTGPISRALGQRRAVVLSVMMDVAGFAAMAWISAGWMVYPTMVVLCMAEIGMPALQAMLSRQVGEHEQGELQGALASLASVAAMIGPLAATAVYAMTAPVWSGTVWMLGALLNGVCLVLLMGGAAKRAARA; via the coding sequence TCGGGCTGATCCTGCCCATCCTGCCAAGCCTGCTGCGCGAGCTGGACCACACGGGCGACATCGCATTCGAATTCGGCCTGCTCATCGCGGCGTATGCGGCGATGCAATTTGTCTTTGCGCCGATCCTGGGCGCGCTGGCCGATCGCTACGGGCGCCGGCCGGTGCTGCTGCTGTCGTTGGCGGGCGCGGCGGTCGATTACCTCGTCATGGCACTGTCGCCGCACGCGTGGGTGCTGTACGTCGGCCGCGTGGTGGCGGGCATTACCGGGGCTAACTATGCCGTGGCGACGGCGTACATCGCCGACATCACCGCGCCGGCCGATCGTGCGCGCCGTTACGGGCTGATGAACGCGGGCTTCGGCTTGGGATTCATCGCCGGGCCGGCGTTGGGCGGGCTGCTGGGCGACTGGTGGCTGCGGGCGCCGTTCCTGCTGGCGGCGGCGCTCAACGGCGTCAACTTTCTGGTGGCTTGCTTCGCGTTGCCGGAGTCGCGCCGCGCTGAACGTGCGCCCTTTGCTTGGCGCGCGCTGCTGCCGGTGCAGTCGCTGCGCCGCGTGGCACGTGTGCCGACGCTGTTGCCGTTGCTGGCTGTGCTGGCGATCATCGAAATCGTCGGGCAGATTCCGCAAACGCTGTGGGTCATTCACGGCGAGGCGCACTTCGGTTGGGACACGCGTGCCGCCGGCCTGTCACTGGCGGCTTATGGGCTGATGCATGCGCTGGCGCAGGCCTTCCTGACCGGGCCGATCTCACGTGCGCTGGGCCAGCGCCGCGCCGTGGTGTTGAGCGTGATGATGGATGTGGCTGGCTTTGCGGCCATGGCCTGGATCAGCGCCGGCTGGATGGTCTACCCGACCATGGTGGTGCTGTGCATGGCCGAGATTGGCATGCCGGCGCTGCAGGCCATGCTCTCGCGCCAGGTGGGCGAGCATGAGCAGGGCGAGTTGCAGGGCGCGCTGGCAAGCCTTGCCAGCGTGGCCGCCATGATCGGGCCGCTGGCCGCCACTGCGGTGTATGCGATGACCGCGCCGGTGTGGTCCGGCACGGTTTGGATGCTTGGCGCGCTGCTTAACGGAGTGTGCCTCGTGCTGCTGATGGGCGGCGCTGCCAAGCGCGCCGCACGGGCATAG